Genomic segment of Gloeocapsa sp. PCC 7428:
TAGATAAAACTAATGCTTCTCTAGGAAAATTGATCCGCACTAGCATTTGCTTTGATGTAGTCACGGCTTGAATAGGACCATTGAGCGCCTCGGTGAAAGTCTGCCACAAAGTCATGCTGAACATAACATAGGCAGGATAGGGAATATCTGTTGCTCCAATATTGACGATTTGAGCGTTATTTGCAAACGTGAATCCTATGGCTGTGACGATTGGTGGAATAAATGCCCAAAATAGCCCTAGAAATGATTGGCGGTATTGGGCGCTAATATTTCTTACCATGAGTTGCCATGCTAATTCTCGCGAAGCAAGCAAATCATGCCACATCTGTTGGAACAATTGAACAGGATACCGAAGTTGACTTTCTGGCGTGTAGATTACACTTGGCGATCGCTTGTTTGACACAGGATGCTGCAATTAATGACCTTCAAAATTTATACTCATTGGTTGTCACCTCTTTGCAGAAAATAGTTTCTGAAAGAGGTGTATGCAATTGTGCAGTTAACACTTCTACGTGCGCCAACTGCCTAACCTTGAGAAGCTGTCACCGCAGTTTCTTTCTGCATTGTTGCTATATCTGGTGTTTGCAACTTCTGCGGTTGTTTGCGGGCATAGCGATCGGTAAGATATTTGTTGAGTGCTTTGTCCACATTAACAAGGAGCGCTTCTACTTTCTTACTTGGGCGCTTCAAAACCATTTTGCTGATTTTGTGGCTGAATGGTTTGATAATCGTCGTTTTTCGCCGCCAGCCTAAACCGTTATAGCGATTTTTGAAATATTCGTCTTCGGTGAGGTTCCACTTGTCGCGCAAGCGGTGTAAACTTGCAAGTTCCCATGCATCACTCCACCGCAGCATATAAAAGGGCATATCGGTTAATTCTAGTGGAGGTCCTGGTACGTAGGTCACAAGGGAATCTGGTTCTAGGTAAACATTGCCCCCCGCTTCCATTACAGTCATGCAGAAGTCTACGTGTTCTTTGGTGTTTAACAGCGCTTCATCGAGCATTCCTACTTTTTCAAAGATCGCTGTACGAACCATCATGCAATGAAACTCAGCAAGTCCGGTTTGCTGTCTTTGCAGTTGTGGACGAACATCGGCAACTTTGCGCCCTTGCTTGTAGATTTTTTCGATAATCCGACGACGCGTGCGATCGCC
This window contains:
- a CDS encoding glycosyltransferase family 2 protein yields the protein MSEPQVTIVVSPRERFSCTQASLESIYENTQIPFKLVYVDGGSPAKIKRYLEEQAQEKQFQLIRTEYYLSPNKARNLGLAQVNTEYVVFIDNDVVVTPGWLRQLVKCAEETNATVVSPLICQGEPVHEEVHCAGGESGVKIEAKGDRTRRRIIEKIYKQGRKVADVRPQLQRQQTGLAEFHCMMVRTAIFEKVGMLDEALLNTKEHVDFCMTVMEAGGNVYLEPDSLVTYVPGPPLELTDMPFYMLRWSDAWELASLHRLRDKWNLTEDEYFKNRYNGLGWRRKTTIIKPFSHKISKMVLKRPSKKVEALLVNVDKALNKYLTDRYARKQPQKLQTPDIATMQKETAVTASQG